Within Deltaproteobacteria bacterium, the genomic segment CGGAAGAATTGGTTCAATCCACCGCGGAGTATCCCGTGGTGACCATCCTCGGTCCTCGCCAATCGGGGAAGACCACCCTGACTCGGATGACGTTCCCGGACATGCCGTACTTCTCCCTGGAAGACCCGGATGTCCGTATGGCGGCTGAAGCTGATCCGCGGGGATTCCTCGCGCAGATGGAAAACGGCGGCATCCTGGACGAAGTGCAACGGCTTCCGGTCCTGCTTTCCTATGTTCAGGGGATGGTCGACAAGACCCGGAAACGCGGGCGGTTCATCTTGACCGGCAGTCATCAACCGCAACTACACGAGGCGATCAGCCAGTCGTTGGCGGGCCGGACGGCCATGCTGTCCCTGTGGCCGTTCTCCCTTCATGAAGTCCGCCGCTACGACTCGGCGCGGGACCCCTTCGACTTGATCCATCGCGGATTTTTCCCCAGGCTTCACGAAGAGGGTTTGGAGCCGCGCAGGTTTTTCAACGGCTACCTGCAGACCTACGTCGAGCGGGATGTCCGCGCATTGATTCAGTTGCGCGATTTGTCGCTGTTCCAGAAGTTTCTCACCCTTTTGGCCGGCCGGGTGGGACAGGTCGTCAACCTCGCCTCGCTCGGCAACGATGTGGGCGCTTCCAGCACGACGATCAGAAACTGGCTCTCGGTTCTGAAGGCGTCATATGTCGTG encodes:
- a CDS encoding ATP-binding protein, whose amino-acid sequence is MITRDITEELVQSTAEYPVVTILGPRQSGKTTLTRMTFPDMPYFSLEDPDVRMAAEADPRGFLAQMENGGILDEVQRLPVLLSYVQGMVDKTRKRGRFILTGSHQPQLHEAISQSLAGRTAMLSLWPFSLHEVRRYDSARDPFDLIHRGFFPRLHEEGLEPRRFFNGYLQTYVERDVRALIQLRDLSLFQKFLTLLAGRVGQVVNLASLGNDVGASSTTIRNWLSVLKASYVVFELPPFFENVQKRVIKSPKIYFTDVGLDAFLLGIHTAEQASRDPLRGNLYENLVIADIVKSALNRGIRPEIYFFRDSHGNEIDLLIREKGVLTPVEIKSAATFSTEFVKQLEWFQTLGVKRVQPGAVLYNGEQTFNVRRVRVLNPLHVENIWQTLTVPSE